The Psychrobacillus sp. FSL K6-4046 DNA window TCGGTACCATAGATTTGAGCCCGTACCGTGCTGATCAATTACATTTAAGGCTTTGTTTGCTGTAAATGTTGCAAGCACCTTATAATTACGTGTAGCTCCGCTATGAGCCTTCACGCTGCTAGCATTTGTATATACTACTGAAGGTAACGTACCAGGAGTAGGTGTGTCAGGTGTTGATGGGATAGGCGGAATTACTGTGCCACCCTCTGAAACTGCTTTTTGCAGTTGCTTAATCATAGCGTCCTGCTCAGCAACTTTCTTTTCTAAAGTTGTTACTTTTGAATTTAATGGATTCAATTGAGATTGCACCCAATCAACCGAAGCTAATAGTAGATTAGAATTTGCCTTTGTAGAGGCTGGTGTATTAATTGCAATTAGAAAGCTTAAGGCTAAAACAACACCAATCGTTGTAAGTATTTTCTTTTTCATTTTTTGTCTTCCTTCCTATCTTTTATTGTTTTATCGCTAGAAATGACTAATGACTAATGACCCAATATTTCGACAAAGAATTTACCCAAAAAAATGGCCGATATGTCCTAGGAATCATTCCTAGGAGTATTATCGGCATTATTTCCTATTACTTAACAATTATTGATTAAAGAAGTCTTGTAATCCTTTACGAATACCGACCGCAGCTTTTTTACGGAAAGCATCTGATGCTAATAATGCTTCTTCAGAAGGATTAGAAAGGAAGGCAAGTTCTACTAAAACCGAAGGAATTTCATTCATACGGTTTACATAGAATGATTGTTGTTTTACTCCTCGATTGTACGTACCAACCTCTTTCACAAGATTTGCTTGAACGCTCTTCGCTAACGTAAAGCTTTTAGGTCCATTAAAGTTTACAGATGTATTATAAAAAGTAGTTGTTCCTCTAGATGTTGAGGTATATGAATCTGCATGTATACTGATAAATGCATCATAATCAGAAGCATTAGCAATATCAGTTCTTTCTTTTAGCTCTAAAAATACATCGGTACTACGTGTCAAGGTTACAATTGCTCCAGCAGCCTCTAGCTCTGCCTTCAAGAATTTAGCAGTGCCAAGGTTGACATCCTTCTCTCGAGTGCCTTTAGGGCCAACTGCCCCTGGATCCTTCGCTCCATGACCTGCATCAATAATTATTTTCTTTCCAGCTAATCCTTTGGCAACAACCTTGATCGTTAACTCTTTATCGTAATCTCTTATTGTATAAGTATAGTTAGGATCAAATGTAACAGTTAATACAGAGGT harbors:
- a CDS encoding SH3 domain-containing protein, with the protein product MKKKILTTIGVVLALSFLIAINTPASTKANSNLLLASVDWVQSQLNPLNSKVTTLEKKVAEQDAMIKQLQKAVSEGGTVIPPIPSTPDTPTPGTLPSVVYTNASSVKAHSGATRNYKVLATFTANKALNVIDQHGTGSNLWYRVEVSSTVKGWVNSGDVTTTKPSNVTPSSVSAKEAVNIRKGATTSYASIELVAKGTSLKYISSFKNAKGETWYNVQSPKGNKGWVLSTLTEVR